Proteins from a single region of Amblyomma americanum isolate KBUSLIRL-KWMA chromosome 10, ASM5285725v1, whole genome shotgun sequence:
- the Nuak gene encoding LOW QUALITY PROTEIN: nuak family kinase 1 (The sequence of the model RefSeq protein was modified relative to this genomic sequence to represent the inferred CDS: inserted 2 bases in 1 codon), giving the protein MVVQQNVEPPPAEEKAEKKHKLKQRFQVIRKLGQGTYGKVQLAINRATNQEVAIKTIKKSKIETEQDSLRIRREIQIMSSIQHPYIIHIYEVFENKDKIVLVMQYASGGELYDYVSERKELSSEEARRIFRQVASAVYYCHKNKICHRDLKLENILLDEKGNAKIADFGLSNVYDERHFLSTFCGSPLYASPEIVKGTPYYGPEVDCWSLGVLLYTLVYGAMPFDGSNFKRLVRQISEADYYEPKRKSDASALIRRLLTVDPAKRATVIDICQDRWVNQGFDHSLLQLAEDMSNLTPVRLDLLLALAPASPTPEEAFDKAANPPDGAEKSESFDFQPAEQDKAINDASDSADFIPAALAAELESQNIKRQCSNDGSLMKMSSVSHKNKKVRTSNSSRRSSVGLLGGPFVHDQEFDDDDDRPEKKPSENEARDTVEQESEAPARQDDGEVTKVREDAEASVTAEKPMEQGEPVADSEEARKPEEQQTPPKPEATEKPTAQAEKPKEPTSPEANKEGATVATESAGGEEKSAAPMLARRGSGVRCPGKIVIPKCLNSQASAATSSASPKFKDTKKPPLPQTPKAATVEPPNLVLEDATTKSPSAPXAESAAPEKVEPKKVIPVPKRAKSKSPLSASPREREDTVFPASPVHPPSDKSPSLERRRDTASKGILRSTSKPLRELSVEESGKEPEVENVLQSTAEITLSNRKKAEEEQQSSTLWDNAVPGTPEEEIPEPEAPLRRPSPEGSADEHSRVATDSPVRSYKKFTFGKDGTCITESGRVYAQPKSDGSWTTVEKKTKVTRRPSNATSVDEEIVRSPGLPPKDELTVPRSASGSSSESNDIFNDMFPDWRTSSPFGNLMRMKSSIKKLNKGSLFRNADPFAGVDTFRRERTPERRAREWGRRGAGQVSASTDRDSSDEDDFDLHFDSSHPQALFQFMRNMSRDFRNHWKSFLPSTSPFSRSSKEPPSSSSRPQRETLLRFVVDKPSKTTGSEPGTPHTRAMGGGDPFSKRSSGVWDPIDRASLFGTLRRNRLQDLPGRHHADRGTSLDRGAGNTDFWGVHQDPEGTRHRVEKWLHLSNDATNPQETRGDEGPQRCQQKYNRSQSDKFNLGENSRPVYQSEISVESNRTAPPGAPCSRSLSVNERGGGRRPLVRMQVSINNRGNSNPNAHIVITTPPSTARTECGLWPQEDSARRDDGDSPGTNDSSLLEALQTRGLRSLLSQRSGSLAREVSPRRGSGGEPPDRPPQSERGKPAAGSSLAPPATTACCMDDTNAPKEAVAPPQLNYATLMPPPQRPKTIPISEERRTSDGSVHSPGEESVQERIHRKSFYQRFNDDPRAAARRRSALWDTEYSGLWSQEQRDRDDAALLRKSRSLWDNHVREPRSRSVARTMGAAMSMAPQPTIRHGQLWDLSFDASPGIPGSGSSNHRCNRTESKDYDSLESDGPPS; this is encoded by the exons GTGGCGATCAAGACGATCAAAAAGTCCAAAATCGAGACGGAGCAAGATTCGTTGCGCATCCGGAGGGAAATCCAGATCATGTCCTCCATTCAACACCCCTACATCATCCACATCTACGAAG TATTCGAGAACAAGGACAAGATCGTGCTGGTGATGCAGTACGCCAGCGGGGGCGAGCTGTACGACTACGTCAGCGAGCGCAAGGAGCTCAGCTCCGAGGAGGCCCGGCGCATCTTCCGCCAGGTGGCCTCGGCCGTCTACTACTGCCACAAG AACAAGATCTGCCACCGGGACCTGAAGCTGGAGAACATCCTGCTGGACGAGAAGGGCAACGCCAAGATCGCCGACTTCGGCCTGTCCAACGTCTACGACGAGCGCCACTTCCTGAGCACCTTCTGCGGCTCGCCGCTGTACGCCTCGCCCGAGATCGTCAAGGGCACGCCCTACTACGGGCCCGAGGTGGACTGCTGGAGCCTCGGGGTGCTCCTCTACACGCTCGTCTACGGTGCCATGCCCTTCGACGGCAGCAACTTCAAGCGCCTCGTGCGCCAGATCTCCGAGGCCGACTACTACGAGCCCAAGAGGAAGTCCG ATGCGTCGGCGTTGATCCGTCGCCTGCTGACCGTGGACCCTGCCAAGCGTGCAACAGTCATCGACATATGCCAGGACCGGTGGGTGAACCAGGGCTTCGACCACTCGCTGCTGCAGCTGGCCGAAGACATGTCCAACCTGACGCCCGTGCGCCTGGACCTCCTGCTGGCCCTGGCGCCGGCCTCGCCCACGCCCGAAGAAGCATTCGACAAGGCCGCCAACCCGCCCGACGGCGCCGAGAAGAGCGAGAGCTTCGACTTCCAGCCGGCCGAACAGGACAAGGCCATCAACGACGCCAGCGACTCGGCCGACTTCATCCCGGCGGCGCTGGCGGCCGAGCTGGAGAGCCAGAACATCAAGCGCCAGTGCTCCAACGACGGCAGCCTTATGAAGATGTCGAGCGTCTCGCACAAGAACAAGAAAGTCCGCACGTCCAATTCTTCGAGGCGGTCCAGCGTGGGTCTCCTGGGAGGGCCGTTCGTGCACGACCAGGAAtttgacgacgacgacgacagacCGGAGAAGAAGCCGTCCGAGAACGAAGCTCGGGACACGGTGGAACAGGAAAGCGAAGCGCCGGCGCGCCAAGACGACGGCGAAGTCACCAAGGTCCGGGAAGACGCAGAGGCATCTGTGACTGCAGAGAAGCCGATGGAACAGGGAGAACCAGTCGCTGACAGTGAGGAAGCTCGGAAGCCCGAGGAACAGCAGACGCCGCCTAAGCCTGAGGCGACGGAGAAGCCCACCGCCCAAGCCGAGAAGCCGAAAGAGCCGACGTCTCCGGAAGCAAACAAGGAAGGCGCCACAGTGGCAACAGAGAGCGCCGGCGGCGAAGAGAAGTCGGCGGCGCCGATGCTGGCACGACGTGGTTCGGGAGTGCGGTGTCCCGGAAAGATAGTCATTCCAAAGTGCCTCAACTCGCAGGCGTCGGCAGCGACGAGTTCAGCGTCGCCCAAGTTCAAGGACACCAAGAAGCCGCCGCTTCCACAGACACCCAAGGCAGCCACTGTCGAACCTCCAAATCTGGTCCTGGAAGATGCGACAACCAAGTCCCCGTCCGCCCC CGCGGAATCAGCCGCGCCGGAGAAGGTCGAGCCCAAGAAAGTCATTCCGGTGCCCAAGCGGGCCAAGAGCAAAAGCCCGCTCAGCGCCAGTCCCAGGGAGAGGGAAGACACCGTGTTCCCTGCTAGTCCTGTGCACCCTCCGTCCGACAAGTCGCCGTCCTTGGAAAGGAGGCGAGACACGGCCTCCAAGGGCATCTTGCGAAGTACGTCCAAACCCCTGCGGGAGTTGTCTGTAGAGGAAAGCGGCAAGGAACCAGAAGTGGAGAACGTGCTGCAGAGCACGGCAGAGATTACGCTCAGCAACCGCAAGAAGGCCGAGGAAGAACAGCAGTCGTCGACACTTTGGGACAACGCGGTTCCTGGAACGCCAGAGGAAGAGATTCCGGAACCCGAGGCCCCGCTGCGCAGGCCATCTCCCGAAGGTTCTGCGGATGAACACTCAAGAGTGGCTACGGACTCGCCTGTTCGCAGCTACAAGAAGTTCACGTTCGGCAAGGACGGCACGTGCATTACAGAGAGCGGCCGCGTCTATGCCCAGCCAAAATCGGATGGCTCGTGGACGACTGTTGAGAAGAAGACCAAGGTCACCCGGAGGCCGAGCAACGCGACCAGCGTGGACGAAGAGATCGTCCGGTCTCCAGGCTTACCACCCAAGGATGAGCTGACCGTTCCGCGCTCCGCCAGCGGCAGTTCGTCCGAGTCTAACGATATCTTCAACGACATGTTCCCAGACTGGCGTACATCGAGTCCATTCGGCAACCTCATGCGGATGAAGAGTTCGATCAAGAAGCTCAACAAAGGTTCTCTGTTCCGAAACGCGGACCCATTCGCCGGTGTGGACACGTTCCGGCGGGAGCGAACGCCCGAGAGGCGCGCTCGCGAGTGGGGACGTCGCGGCGCCGGTCAAGTGTCGGCATCCACAGACAGGGACTCTTCGGACGAAGACGACTTCGACCTGCACTTTGACAGCTCGCACCCACAGGCGTTGTTCCAATTTATGCGCAACATGAGCCGGGACTTCCGCAACCACTGGAAGAGTTTCCTGCCCTCGACGTCTCCCTTCTCGAGGTCTAGCAAGGAGCCGCCCTCGTCGTCCTCCCGACCCCAGAGGGAGACGCTGTTGCGGTTCGTGGTCGACAAGCCGTCAAAGACGACCGGAAGCGAGCCGGGGACACCGCACACTCGCGCCATGGGCGGAGGAGACCCGTTTTCCAAGCGGTCTTCGGGTGTCTGGGACCCTATCGACAGAGCGTCCCTCTTCGGTACGCTGCGCCGCAACAGGCTGCAGGACTTGCCCGGTCGTCACCACGCCGACCGCGGGACCTCGCTGGACCGCGGCGCTGGCAACACCGACTTCTGGGGCGTCCACCAGGACCCTGAAGGGACGCGGCACCGCGTCGAGAAGTGGCTGCACCTGTCCAACGACGCCACCAACCCCCAGGAGACGCGAGGTGACGAAGGTCCGCAGCGGTGCCAGCAGAAGTACAACCGTTCGCAGAGCGACAAGTTTAACCTGGGCGAGAACAGCCGACCTGTCTACCAGAGTGAGATCAGTGTTGAGAGCAACCGGACGGCGCCTCCGGGTGCGCCGTGCAGCCGCTCCCTGAGTGtcaacgagcgcggcggtggccgGCGACCCCTGGTCCGCATGCAAGTGTCCATCAACAACCGAGGCAACAGCAACCCGAATGCGCACATCGTCATCACGACACCGCCGTCCACGGCGCGCACCGAGTGCGGGCTCTGGCCGCAGGAAGACTCGGCGCGCCGGGACGATGGTGACTCTCCGGGCACCAACGACTCCTCGCTGCTGGAAGCTCTGCAGACGCGTGGCCTGCGAAGCCTGCTGTCGCAGCGGAGCGGCTCCCTGGCCCGCGAAGTCAGCCCAAGGCGGGGCAGTGGCGGCGAACCCCCGGACCGCCCGCCGCAGTCCGAGCGAGGTAAGCCTGCCGCTGGATCGAGCCTTGCCCCGCCCGCGACAACTGCATGCTGCATGGACGACACTAACGCTCCTAAGGAGGCCGTCGCGCCGCCGCAACTCAACTATGCGACGCTGATGCCGCCGCCGCAAAGGCCCAAGACCATCCCCATCAGCGAGGAGCGGCGTACCAGCGACGGCAGTGTCCACAGCCCGGGCGAAGAGAGCGTGCAGGAGCGGATCCACCGGAAGAGCTTCTACCAGCGCTTCAACGATGACCCGAGGGCGGCCGCCAGGCGCCGCTCCGCGCTGTGGGACACTGAGTACTCGGGGCTCTGGAGCCAGGAGCAGAGAGACAGGGACGATGCAGCTCTCCTGAGGAAGTCCCGAAGCCTTTGGGACAACCATGTCCGGGAGCCCAGGAGCCGGTCCGTCGCCAGAACCATGGGGGCGGCCATGTCCATGGCACCTCAACCCACCATCCGGCACGGCCAGCTGTGGGACCTCAGCTTTGATGCCTCCCCGGGCATTCCGGGGTCTGGTAGCAGCAACCACCGCTGCAACAGGACGGAGTCCAAGGACTATGATAGCCTTGAAAGTGATGGGCCTCCTTCTTAG